One Solanum lycopersicum chromosome 4, SLM_r2.1 DNA window includes the following coding sequences:
- the LOC101257465 gene encoding uncharacterized protein produces the protein MFRRKNHSNSEQGGEDQQHKVKELRASLGQLSGRSAQFCTDACLKRFLEARNWNVDKAKKMLEETLKWRLSFKPEEIRWNEVAKEGETGKVFKANFHDRHGRTVLILRPGMQNTAALDNQMKHLVYLIENAIFNLPEGQEQMAWLIDFTGWSITNNVPVKSARETINILQNHYPERLAAALLYNPPRLFETFWRIVKYFMDPKTFQKVKFVYPKNKDSAELMKSYFDVDNLPTEFGGTATLKYDHEEFSRQMAQDDVKAAKFWGSDKHPPGPGGNGNYSAVEVAPEP, from the exons ATGTTTCGTCGCAAGAACCACTCTAATAGTGAACAGGGGGGTGAGGACCAGCAGCACAAG gttAAGGAGCTTAGGGCTTCCCTGGGGCAACTCTCAGGGCGCAGTGCACAGTTCTGCACTGATGCATGTTTAAAAAGGTTTTTGGAGGCACGGAATTGGAATGTAGATAAAGCAAAGAAGATGTTGGAGGAGACGCTTAAATGGAGATTATCGTTTAAACCTGAAGAAATTCGCTGG AATGAAGTAGCGAAAGAAGGTGAGACTGGGAAGGTGTTTAAAGCAAATTTTCATGACCGCCATGGCAGGACAGTCCTAATATTACGGCCAGGAATGCAG AACACGGCAGCACTAGACAACCAGATGAAGCATTTGGTGTATCTAATCGAGAATGCCATTTTTAATCTGCCAGAAGGTCAAGAACAGATGGCCTGGTTAATTGACTTCACTGGATGGTCTATAACCAATAATGTTCCTGTAAAATCTGCTCGCGAGACCATCAATATTTTGCAAAACCACTACCCTGAGAGACTCGCTGCAGCACTTCTGTACAATCCACCGCGACTTTTTGAAACATTTTGGAGG ATTGTCAAATACTTTATGGATCCCAAAACATTTCAAAAGGTCAAGTTTGTGTATCCAAAGAATAAGGATAGCGCGGAACTGATGAAGTCATACTTCGACGTGGACAATCTTCCTACTGAGTTTGGAGGAACAGCTACACTGAAATATGATCACGAGGAGTTCTCAAGGCAGATGGCTCAAGATGATGTGAAGGCCGCCAAGTTTTGGGGTTCGGACAAACATCCCCCTGGTCCTGGTGGTAATGGTAATTACTCTGCAGTAGAAGTTGCTCCAGAACCTTAA
- the LOC101257764 gene encoding uncharacterized protein At1g01500: MENSREFLSNGKPADPGLQIIRHPSYQSCGKLSLSWFDIRVFYIRISNFMVDDSTPESLTLNHIPLSPDTLLEVNGKRCSVYSEGASCFLRRDRVDKKAEEATFVSTDSIRLTGSVNFEVSYKDDLFLSGTLEMANINDSQNCLRRWSMNCESVMSAGTGFLKGKHIVGSESLSPTIEVYVTGCFSGTPIILTKTLQLNHRKKHHRKGMLDSIPEHDTSEQHKEVSSEHDLQVTEYNGNYKPESEEDYNNMYWGRTELMDGEDGEMSWFNAGVRVGVGIGLGICVGVGVGVGLLVRTTRNLRRRLM; the protein is encoded by the exons ATGGAGAATTCGCGTGAGTTTCTAAGCAATGGAAAACCAGCTGATCCTGGTCTTCAAATTATAAGGCACCCCTCTTACCAATCTTGTGGGAAATTATCGTTATCTTGGTTTGATATTAGAGTCTTTTACATCAGAATCAGCAATTTTATGGTCGATGATTCAACCCCAGAAAGTCTTACGCTTAACCATATCCCTCTAAGCCCCGATACACTGCTTGAAGTTAATGGTAAAAGATGTTCAGTGTACTCAGAAGGAGCCTCTTGCTTTCTTCGAAGGGACCGTGTTGATAAGAAAGCTGAAGAAGCTACATTTGTGAGCACAGATAGTATAAGATTGACTGGGAGTGTGAACTTTGAGGTTTCATATAAAGATGATCTTTTTCTCTCTGGGACTTTGGAGATGGCCAACATCAATGATTCTCAAAACTGTCTTAGGAGATGGAGCATGAACTGTGAATCAGTTATGAGTGCTGGCACGGGATTTCTGAAAGGAAAACATATTGTGGGTTCTGAATCATTGTCACCGACAATTGAAGTGTATGTTACTGGTTGCTTCTCTGGGACACCTATCATCTTAACTAAGACTTTGCAGCTAAATCACAGGAAGAAGCACCATAGAAAGGGTATGTTGGACTCCATTCCGGAGCATGACACATCTGAACAGCATAAAGAAGTCTCATCTGAACATGATCTGCAG GTAACAGAATACAACGGAAACTACAAACCAGAAAGCGAAGAAGACTACAACAACATGTACTGGGGACGAACAGAACTTATGGATGGTGAAGACGGAGAAATGTCCTGGTTCAATGCTGGGGTTCGAGTTGGTGTTGGGATTGGCCTTGGCATTTGTGTAGGAGTTGGAGTAGGAGTTGGTTTATTAGTCCGTACTACACGAAACTTAAGAAGGCGCCTTATGTAA